Genomic segment of Hymenobacter volaticus:
CCTGGCTACTCTTTTACCTGCTGGTGCACTTCAACCTCAACGATGAGCAGTTCTCGTTCTGGGCGCCCATGAAGTTTGTGGTGGCCTTCCCGCAAACCCTCTTCAGCCTGGCCGCCGTCTACGGAGTGCGGTGGCTGTTTCCGCAACCCCTAGACATACCGCTCTGGAAGCTGCTGCTCTACGGCCTCGGCTGCTTTCTGCTGCTGCACGTCGTCTATTATTATGCCCTGCACGCGGCCCAGCCCCTGGCGCCCGAACAGTCAGTAACGCACCGCCGCTGGGTGCATTTCATGGCCGGGCAGGGCCCCTTCTATTTTCTGCGCAATCGAGCGTACCTGCTCACCGTCAGCCCTTATTTCTTTGGCTTGCTGATTTGCCTACCGCTGGCCGTGTTCTTGCTCTACGCGAGCCGGCAGGAAAGCCAGCAGCTGGCGTGGGTGCAGCAACGCCACCAGGCCCACGCGGCGGCGGTAGTGCGGCAGCAACTCAATTCCACCTTTTGTCGGCAACTGCTCGAGCGGATCACGCAGTTGCTCGCTCAGCGCCAAGCTGGTCTGGCGGCGGAGGTAACCCTGAAGCTGGCCCAGCTCGTGCGGCATACGCTTTACGCCGGCCGGCAGGAGCAAGTCCCGTTGTCGCAGGAGCTCGACGCGTATCTGGATTATGTGTATTTGCAGGAAGTACGCCTCGAGCCGCAGGTGGAGATAACGGTACGCTTCACGGCGACCGAGCCCACCCCGCCTACGGTGCTGACGGGTATTCTCTTGCCGCTGACCGAGCAGTGGCTGGGTCTGGGCGGCCGCGCGTGCGAGATCGAG
This window contains:
- a CDS encoding histidine kinase, whose product is MSSLRLGWLRAQWGTLLAWLLFYLLVHFNLNDEQFSFWAPMKFVVAFPQTLFSLAAVYGVRWLFPQPLDIPLWKLLLYGLGCFLLLHVVYYYALHAAQPLAPEQSVTHRRWVHFMAGQGPFYFLRNRAYLLTVSPYFFGLLICLPLAVFLLYASRQESQQLAWVQQRHQAHAAAVVRQQLNSTFCRQLLERITQLLAQRQAGLAAEVTLKLAQLVRHTLYAGRQEQVPLSQELDAYLDYVYLQEVRLEPQVEITVRFTATEPTPPTVLTGILLPLTEQWLGLGGRACEIELRVDAAQLMLSLWTDAAPNLLPEAAPAVVARLRQYNMQACLAIERPSFGGVLLTLGLPLVAPLFPPQTAAAPLVAGL